One segment of Funiculus sociatus GB2-C1 DNA contains the following:
- a CDS encoding helix-turn-helix domain-containing protein, which translates to MTWTILVNVVERDRIFTFASTTERSHPPYLLNASTPQSALKHLMKARSLKEFDLVSIFGFSDVTSGVINGKRSISRRQAEVLGDFFHVAPELFIR; encoded by the coding sequence TTGACTTGGACGATCTTGGTTAATGTTGTGGAGCGCGATCGCATCTTCACGTTTGCGAGTACGACTGAGCGATCGCATCCTCCTTATCTACTGAACGCCTCAACTCCTCAATCGGCTCTCAAACATTTAATGAAAGCGCGTAGCCTCAAAGAATTCGATTTAGTAAGTATTTTTGGATTTTCAGATGTTACTTCAGGAGTTATCAATGGCAAACGAAGTATTAGCCGAAGACAGGCTGAGGTTCTGGGCGATTTCTTTCATGTTGCTCCTGAGCTGTTCATCCGTTAA
- a CDS encoding Uma2 family endonuclease — protein MTNTTRQIPQIDPPLSPRQTLPTMYDLPSEDPEEERLPDQYHGYQPDILDDTFKPSNYDFDEILTATDLHIYYNLNHTNWYKRPDWFAVVGVSRLYEGFDLRMSYVLWQELVSPFVIVELLSPSTENEDLGRTVQQPGKPPTKWQVYEQILRVPYYIIFSRYTNELQPFHLVGGHYEPMTPHEEGLYPVPELGLSFGLWQGTYKGVNRIWLRWFTQSGEMIPTSEEENAAAQQEAAAAQQEAAAAQERARLAEERAERLAAKLRELNIDLDDLG, from the coding sequence GTGACTAACACCACTCGTCAAATCCCTCAAATAGATCCACCCCTTTCGCCTCGGCAAACATTGCCGACGATGTACGATCTACCAAGCGAAGATCCAGAGGAAGAGCGTTTGCCAGATCAGTATCACGGTTATCAGCCAGATATTTTAGATGATACCTTCAAGCCATCTAACTATGACTTTGACGAGATATTAACTGCTACTGACTTACACATTTACTACAATCTTAACCACACCAACTGGTATAAACGCCCAGATTGGTTTGCTGTTGTAGGAGTTTCCCGACTCTACGAAGGTTTTGACCTGCGAATGAGTTATGTATTATGGCAAGAACTAGTTAGCCCATTTGTAATAGTAGAGTTATTGTCCCCCAGTACAGAAAACGAAGATTTAGGTCGGACTGTGCAGCAGCCAGGGAAACCGCCGACTAAATGGCAAGTTTACGAGCAAATTCTGCGCGTTCCCTATTACATTATTTTCAGTCGCTACACGAATGAGTTGCAACCGTTTCACTTGGTTGGCGGTCATTATGAACCTATGACACCACATGAGGAGGGACTGTATCCAGTTCCAGAACTGGGGCTAAGTTTTGGCTTGTGGCAAGGTACTTATAAAGGTGTTAACCGGATTTGGTTACGGTGGTTTACACAGTCGGGAGAGATGATTCCCACTTCCGAAGAGGAAAATGCCGCCGCCCAACAAGAAGCCGCCGCCGCTCAACAAGAAGCCGCCGCCGCCCAAGAACGAGCTAGGTTAGCAGAGGAGCGTGCTGAACGACTGGCGGCGAAACTGCGCGAGTTAAATATTGACTTGGACGATCTTGGTTAA